A portion of the Candidatus Pristimantibacillus lignocellulolyticus genome contains these proteins:
- a CDS encoding P27 family phage terminase small subunit — MFKPKRDITSSIAKQMFTTLVNELEIDGNLSERTLMLVDNIVLLEQLKRAHIADIKKRGSVEYFKNGSQEMWRDNKSVDKVIKIVEQQRKLQAELKLTPASDRKVAGLVKSGDGDDKDKGDDFENF; from the coding sequence ATGTTCAAACCTAAGCGTGATATTACCAGCTCGATTGCTAAACAGATGTTTACAACCTTAGTTAATGAGTTAGAGATCGATGGAAATCTAAGTGAGCGAACCTTAATGTTAGTTGACAACATTGTGTTGCTAGAACAGCTAAAACGAGCTCACATTGCTGACATAAAAAAACGTGGATCTGTAGAGTACTTTAAAAACGGTTCGCAGGAAATGTGGCGCGATAACAAGTCTGTTGACAAAGTTATTAAAATAGTCGAGCAGCAACGTAAGCTCCAGGCTGAATTGAAGCTTACCCCTGCATCGGATAGAAAAGTTGCTGGGCTTGTGAAAAGTGGTGATGGGGATGACAAAGACAAAGGCGACGACTTCGAAAACTTCTGA
- a CDS encoding HNH endonuclease, translating into MAKIWAKKVDPFYKSTAWLKCRAYVLLRDNYLCQTCLRDQALTPANTVHHIKARLDYPDLALDTDNLESICPSCHNKEHPEKGGGQKKDARKKRRVNVVVSKANEEWW; encoded by the coding sequence ATGGCTAAGATATGGGCAAAGAAAGTAGATCCATTCTACAAGAGTACAGCCTGGTTAAAGTGTAGAGCATACGTACTATTGAGAGACAACTACTTATGTCAAACATGCTTGAGAGATCAGGCACTTACTCCAGCTAATACAGTACATCATATCAAGGCTAGATTAGACTATCCTGATCTTGCACTAGATACAGACAACCTAGAGAGTATATGTCCAAGCTGTCACAACAAAGAACATCCTGAGAAGGGTGGAGGACAGAAGAAAGATGCAAGGAAGAAGAGAAGAGTTAATGTTGTAGTATCAAAGGCTAATGAAGAATGGTGGTGA
- a CDS encoding helix-turn-helix transcriptional regulator, which yields MKGNDHKSKFLLTNREREVFELLVQDKTTRDIAQQLFISEKTVRNHISNVMRFETHIEFL from the coding sequence TTGAAGGGAAACGACCACAAGAGCAAATTTTTACTAACGAATCGCGAGCGAGAAGTATTTGAATTACTGGTTCAGGACAAAACAACAAGAGACATCGCTCAGCAACTTTTCATCAGTGAGAAAACCGTGAGGAACCACATCTCCAATGTTATGCGTTTTGAAACACACATCGAATTTCTCTAA
- a CDS encoding GtrA family protein, producing MNDKEQAAIQESNKDSELISKKSMKQFVIFGIIGISNTAVDFIMFWLLIQTSLHYVIANIVAYAVGMLNSYLWNNSITFKDKRGNDQNIAIKRITRFIVWNGLMLLLSSALIYAVVEYMHWHALISKLVVTVVILVIQFLGSKKWVFKQ from the coding sequence ATGAATGATAAAGAACAAGCTGCAATTCAGGAGTCGAATAAGGATTCTGAGCTAATTAGTAAAAAGTCTATGAAGCAGTTTGTTATATTCGGGATAATTGGCATTAGTAATACGGCAGTAGACTTTATTATGTTTTGGCTACTTATTCAGACGTCACTACATTATGTTATTGCAAATATAGTGGCTTATGCTGTAGGGATGTTGAATAGTTACCTTTGGAATAATTCGATTACTTTTAAAGATAAAAGAGGAAATGATCAAAATATTGCAATAAAACGTATAACAAGGTTTATAGTATGGAATGGTTTGATGTTGCTATTATCAAGTGCGCTAATCTACGCTGTCGTCGAGTACATGCATTGGCACGCTTTAATTAGTAAATTAGTCGTTACAGTAGTTATCCTTGTTATCCAGTTTCTCGGTAGTAAGAAGTGGGTATTCAAGCAATAA
- a CDS encoding glycosyltransferase family 2 protein, which produces MSTRSVMYSIIVPMYNEEEVITTTFERLTEVMKQTNESYELIFVNDGSKDASAAIISELANIHDEVVLIDFSRNFGHQIAITAGMDYANGQAIIIIDADLQDPPEVMLRMIEKWKQGYEVVYGKRIKRKGETWFKKTTAKMFYRILRMMTNVEVPTDTGDFRLIDRKVCDVLKSLKEKNRFVRGLISWVGFKQTSVEFVREERFAGVTKYPLKRMISFALDAITSFSYKPLRIATYVGFLISLFSFVYLLVVLYQRIFTESTEAGWASIIALNLLFNGIILILLGVIGEYIGRIYDESKNRPLYIVREVVSQENVAESTGNRIMEKREQDE; this is translated from the coding sequence ATGTCTACTCGATCAGTTATGTACAGTATTATTGTGCCTATGTACAACGAAGAAGAAGTAATAACGACAACATTTGAACGACTTACGGAAGTAATGAAACAAACGAATGAAAGTTACGAATTAATCTTCGTCAATGACGGGAGTAAAGATGCTTCTGCAGCGATCATATCTGAACTAGCTAATATACATGATGAAGTTGTATTGATTGATTTTTCTCGGAATTTTGGTCATCAGATTGCTATTACTGCTGGGATGGATTATGCGAATGGTCAGGCGATTATTATTATCGACGCTGACCTTCAAGATCCTCCTGAAGTGATGTTAAGGATGATTGAAAAGTGGAAGCAAGGATATGAAGTAGTCTACGGCAAACGCATTAAACGTAAAGGTGAAACTTGGTTTAAGAAGACTACAGCTAAGATGTTTTATCGTATATTAAGAATGATGACGAATGTAGAAGTTCCAACCGATACCGGAGATTTCCGCTTAATAGATCGAAAAGTGTGTGATGTTCTAAAAAGTTTGAAGGAAAAAAATCGATTTGTTCGTGGATTGATTAGCTGGGTTGGCTTCAAGCAGACTAGTGTAGAATTCGTTAGAGAAGAGCGTTTCGCTGGAGTTACGAAATACCCATTGAAACGTATGATCAGCTTTGCGTTAGATGCGATCACTTCATTCTCGTACAAGCCTTTGCGAATTGCTACTTATGTGGGCTTCTTAATCTCTCTATTTAGTTTTGTTTATTTGCTTGTAGTTCTATATCAACGTATCTTCACGGAATCAACAGAAGCAGGATGGGCAAGTATTATCGCGCTTAATTTATTATTTAACGGGATCATTTTAATCTTGCTAGGGGTTATCGGAGAATATATCGGGCGAATTTACGATGAATCCAAAAATCGACCATTATATATCGTTCGAGAAGTCGTATCACAAGAGAATGTAGCAGAGTCAACTGGGAATCGAATAATGGAGAAACGTGAGCAAGATGAATGA
- a CDS encoding phospholipid carrier-dependent glycosyltransferase, whose translation MSDLRMNFTNHSWVRLLLLISLIGFGLFVATPVFAAEAEADPKISILKPLIAIGLFCIMSAVVHQIWFRDHKLLEKKFILKKTPLIWTSILIGLAIRLWLAATNSGYVNDLALFHYWGNYAYSAGMLEFYHGDFFVDYPPGYIYVLYIVAWLGDLLNIDYGSMGFLILYKLPAIIADVIASLLIFKLANKKLSMPISLGLMLIYWFNPVVLIDGAVWGQVDSIFALVLVISIAFFMDKRIAAASVTFAIAALIKPQAFIFMPIVLLALWYGRSWKNVMISAAYGFGTFLLLALPLFLKGDGLNQLIDLYKGTLSSYAYGSLNAFNLYSLFGYNWIELDEKMLGITLEIWGYVGIALAVFYAGWLGLRSKVKLEQLYFIAASLIGIVFILVTKMHERYMFVIIVLLIMAFVQHQDRRLLHLVYGFTITNTLNLYDALAFSPMTTFVPNDGVAILSAAGNVILLIYMLYIGVDLFIKKRTLNVDARDAQLKLQHAAEIVTSDVLDTDEIQPPRRWYDIGMKRKDWIIVAIVTLIYGIIAFINLGDMKSPKTVWEPTVVGESVIFDLGTSQPIERITSFGGVGSGEYSYSFANELGQWSNEVVVTHDHVAVFAWHEENIMQDVTYVKLTATKLGFRLHELGVYVQGSQEPAPMTIIENTNSDSKASHLIDEQQLSQYHHTYKHGSYFDEVYHARTAYENIEGIQAYESTHPPLGKILIALGIQLFGFGPFGWRFMGTLFGVLMLPVIYFMAKAILRKTVYAAGAIILLAVDFMHFTQTRIATIDVYAVFFIMLMFFFMNQYATLNFYRERLRSTWIPLGLAGLCFGLGVASKWIVLYGGAGLAIMLAIVLWRRYQQYRAAKLLLEEGKNLKVEYIAQLTTMKQKFVPYTVYTLLICILFYIGVPALIYALSNIPVLTALPSGYTWQALVDYQVNMYNYHSNLVSSHPFSSTWWEWPFMKRPVWYYVDSEIATGLRSTIVALGNPIIWWSGIFAMIATIFISIRKKEYMAMMLFIAYGSQYIPWMLVPRETFLYHYFAMVPFIVLSIMYIAKYIEEKNRMRKIGRNVIIAIAIFLFILFYPALSGAVVSEQFVNDYLRWFPSWLF comes from the coding sequence ATGTCTGATTTGCGAATGAATTTCACTAACCATTCATGGGTTCGATTGTTATTGTTAATTTCTTTAATCGGTTTCGGTTTGTTTGTTGCTACGCCTGTCTTTGCAGCGGAAGCAGAAGCAGATCCTAAAATATCCATATTGAAACCATTGATAGCTATTGGTCTATTTTGTATTATGAGTGCAGTAGTTCATCAAATATGGTTTCGTGATCATAAGTTATTAGAGAAAAAGTTTATATTGAAAAAGACGCCGCTAATTTGGACTAGCATTCTAATAGGGCTAGCCATTCGATTGTGGCTTGCAGCTACGAATAGCGGTTATGTTAATGACCTCGCATTATTTCACTATTGGGGAAATTACGCATACTCAGCTGGTATGCTTGAGTTCTATCATGGAGATTTCTTTGTTGATTACCCTCCTGGCTATATCTATGTACTTTACATTGTCGCATGGTTAGGTGATTTATTAAATATCGACTACGGAAGTATGGGATTCCTCATTCTTTATAAGTTGCCTGCTATTATTGCAGATGTTATAGCTTCCTTATTAATTTTCAAATTAGCAAATAAAAAGCTGTCGATGCCGATATCCCTGGGGCTTATGCTTATATATTGGTTTAATCCTGTTGTACTGATAGACGGTGCAGTATGGGGACAAGTAGATTCTATCTTTGCATTAGTACTAGTCATAAGTATTGCGTTCTTTATGGATAAAAGAATTGCTGCTGCTTCTGTAACTTTTGCCATTGCGGCGCTTATTAAACCACAAGCGTTTATCTTTATGCCAATTGTTCTATTAGCACTATGGTATGGACGCAGTTGGAAAAATGTAATGATTAGTGCTGCCTATGGTTTTGGAACATTTTTATTGTTAGCTCTTCCGCTATTTTTAAAGGGAGACGGGTTAAATCAGTTAATAGATCTTTATAAGGGAACTCTATCCTCGTATGCTTATGGTAGCTTAAATGCCTTTAATCTTTACTCATTGTTTGGTTATAATTGGATTGAACTAGATGAGAAAATGTTAGGTATTACATTGGAAATCTGGGGATATGTCGGAATAGCGTTAGCAGTGTTTTATGCTGGCTGGCTCGGACTGCGAAGTAAAGTGAAACTCGAACAGCTATATTTCATCGCAGCTTCGTTAATTGGAATTGTATTTATTCTTGTCACTAAAATGCATGAACGATATATGTTTGTCATTATTGTTTTACTAATTATGGCATTCGTTCAGCATCAGGATCGGAGACTGTTGCATCTGGTCTATGGCTTCACCATTACAAATACATTGAATTTATATGATGCATTGGCATTTAGTCCAATGACTACGTTTGTTCCTAATGATGGGGTAGCTATTCTTAGTGCAGCAGGTAATGTCATATTACTTATTTATATGCTATATATTGGAGTTGATCTATTTATCAAGAAGCGAACATTGAATGTTGATGCACGTGATGCACAATTAAAATTACAACATGCTGCTGAAATCGTAACTTCAGATGTGCTGGATACGGATGAAATACAGCCACCGCGTCGCTGGTACGATATCGGTATGAAGCGGAAAGACTGGATTATTGTTGCAATAGTAACATTAATCTATGGGATTATTGCTTTTATTAATCTTGGGGATATGAAGTCTCCTAAAACAGTGTGGGAACCGACTGTCGTAGGTGAGTCCGTTATATTTGATCTAGGGACTTCTCAGCCGATTGAACGAATTACAAGCTTTGGTGGAGTAGGTAGCGGTGAATATAGTTATTCATTTGCTAATGAGTTAGGTCAATGGTCCAATGAAGTTGTTGTCACCCACGATCACGTGGCGGTTTTTGCTTGGCATGAAGAAAATATTATGCAAGATGTAACTTATGTAAAACTTACAGCTACGAAACTAGGATTCCGTTTACATGAGTTAGGCGTATATGTTCAAGGTTCTCAAGAGCCAGCTCCAATGACTATAATCGAAAATACGAATAGTGATTCGAAGGCATCTCACTTAATTGATGAGCAACAGCTATCACAATATCATCATACGTATAAGCACGGTAGCTACTTTGATGAAGTATACCATGCTCGTACTGCGTATGAGAATATCGAAGGAATTCAAGCCTATGAAAGTACACATCCTCCTTTAGGGAAAATACTTATCGCTCTAGGCATTCAGCTATTTGGCTTTGGTCCTTTCGGTTGGAGATTTATGGGGACATTGTTTGGCGTGCTGATGCTTCCGGTCATATACTTCATGGCGAAAGCTATTTTAAGGAAAACCGTATATGCAGCAGGGGCGATCATATTACTAGCCGTAGACTTTATGCACTTTACGCAGACAAGAATAGCAACCATTGATGTTTATGCCGTATTCTTTATTATGTTGATGTTCTTCTTTATGAATCAGTATGCAACACTTAATTTCTATCGAGAACGGCTCCGATCTACTTGGATACCATTAGGTTTAGCCGGATTATGCTTTGGACTCGGAGTGGCATCGAAATGGATTGTATTATATGGTGGGGCAGGACTAGCAATAATGCTAGCCATCGTATTATGGCGTAGATACCAACAATATCGTGCTGCAAAGTTACTACTCGAAGAAGGTAAAAATCTGAAAGTTGAATATATCGCACAACTAACAACGATGAAGCAGAAGTTTGTTCCTTACACGGTGTATACACTATTGATTTGTATCTTATTCTATATTGGAGTGCCGGCGCTAATTTATGCGTTGTCGAACATTCCAGTACTGACAGCATTGCCTTCGGGATATACATGGCAAGCATTAGTAGATTATCAAGTCAATATGTACAATTACCATAGCAATCTTGTTTCTTCTCATCCATTCTCCTCAACTTGGTGGGAGTGGCCATTTATGAAGCGACCTGTATGGTATTATGTAGACAGTGAAATAGCGACAGGATTACGTTCTACCATTGTAGCTTTAGGAAACCCAATTATTTGGTGGAGCGGCATATTTGCAATGATCGCTACAATCTTTATTAGCATCCGCAAAAAAGAGTATATGGCGATGATGTTATTTATTGCATATGGTTCGCAATACATTCCTTGGATGTTAGTGCCGCGGGAAACATTCCTTTATCATTATTTTGCGATGGTGCCATTCATCGTTTTAAGTATTATGTATATTGCTAAATATATTGAAGAGAAGAATAGAATGCGTAAGATCGGCAGAAATGTCATTATAGCTATTGCGATCTTCCTATTCATATTGTTCTATCCCGCATTATCAGGTGCGGTTGTTTCAGAGCAGTTTGTTAATGATTATTTGAGATGGTTCCCTTCTTGGTTATTTTAG
- the ytvI gene encoding sporulation integral membrane protein YtvI, giving the protein MSVRAMLSIAVALGLLYLSFTVGAPFLLALVVAIFLEPLNKLFMTKLHMPRLVAAIISCTLFTIGLLGSMFLIGLKVLNEVIAFVEKLPRYFSNLSGITDDVLVQLRKSYENLPPEVVENIEKYMTTIIDWLTKAAMGLSGKLGSALSALPSMFVFFIVFIVAVYMLSFSLNTLKQSVISFFHEDSHDKVTTVLDSLKVSIFGFLRSQIILSAMTYVISLVGLLILDIKYPLAIALLIIIVDILPILGTGSVLVPWAIYCLFVGDIFTSIGLVLLFVVITVFRRTVEPKILGDAVGIGALSVLISLYVGLELVGVIGVFLGPLVVIIYSACKKAGIIPSSIKL; this is encoded by the coding sequence TTGTCAGTTCGTGCGATGCTTTCAATTGCAGTTGCTCTCGGTTTGCTCTATTTATCGTTTACTGTAGGTGCTCCGTTTCTGTTAGCGCTGGTTGTGGCAATCTTTTTGGAGCCACTAAATAAATTATTTATGACAAAGCTTCATATGCCAAGACTAGTGGCGGCGATTATTTCCTGTACATTATTTACAATCGGATTACTTGGATCAATGTTTCTCATTGGACTTAAAGTGCTAAATGAAGTTATTGCTTTCGTTGAGAAATTACCACGTTATTTCTCAAACTTAAGTGGTATTACTGATGACGTGTTAGTTCAATTAAGAAAATCATACGAAAATTTACCGCCAGAAGTAGTTGAAAATATAGAAAAGTATATGACAACGATTATCGATTGGCTAACAAAAGCAGCGATGGGCCTATCTGGCAAATTAGGATCAGCACTTTCAGCATTGCCAAGTATGTTTGTTTTCTTTATCGTGTTCATTGTTGCTGTATACATGTTAAGTTTCAGTCTTAACACATTGAAACAATCCGTCATTTCATTTTTCCATGAAGATTCTCACGATAAAGTAACGACAGTATTAGACAGTTTGAAAGTATCCATCTTTGGGTTTTTACGTTCTCAAATTATTTTAAGTGCAATGACTTACGTGATCTCACTAGTAGGATTATTAATTCTCGATATAAAATATCCACTAGCCATTGCATTACTTATTATTATTGTAGATATTTTACCGATTCTTGGGACGGGTTCTGTACTTGTGCCTTGGGCAATATACTGTTTATTCGTTGGCGATATTTTCACATCTATTGGTTTAGTATTACTATTCGTAGTAATTACAGTATTCAGACGTACTGTTGAACCGAAAATTTTAGGTGATGCAGTAGGGATAGGAGCGTTATCTGTTCTGATAAGTTTATATGTGGGATTGGAACTTGTAGGTGTAATTGGTGTTTTCCTCGGGCCACTAGTTGTCATTATTTACTCCGCATGTAAAAAGGCAGGTATCATTCCGTCTTCGATTAAACTGTAA
- the yfkAB gene encoding radical SAM/CxCxxxxC motif protein YfkAB: MNQLLLPMSPTNDPWEAIHSLQKYGRHRLTSVEMTVTNLCNMRCEHCAVGDTLVMKEPEKIPLELMLKRLDEVKELQTISITGGEPTFAQKTVDEYIVPLLQYARSRGIRSQINSNVTLPFQRYEKIAQFLDVMHISFNYTEAKDFHEVGFAKAGHSVPLGAATKLYNQMIDNAKRLSDAGVLVSAESMINYRTHEKIDRIHELIVEMGCQRHEVHPMYPSSFAKDLPAITKDEMRKAIELLLNTRNKSIWMLFGTLPFYHCSNLAEERQLLTRLSHEPNVSVRNDPDGRNRLNVNLFTGEVFVTDFSDVPSFGSIYKEPLEHIFDQWLEHPLAKSVNCHCPAVSCSGPNLLVKDMYYKEDNFLLRKAIID, translated from the coding sequence ATGAATCAATTACTATTACCAATGTCTCCGACAAATGATCCCTGGGAGGCTATACATTCGTTACAAAAATATGGTAGACATCGACTTACTAGTGTCGAGATGACCGTAACCAATCTCTGCAATATGCGTTGTGAGCATTGCGCGGTTGGCGATACTTTAGTAATGAAAGAGCCTGAGAAAATTCCATTGGAACTTATGCTGAAACGACTTGATGAAGTGAAAGAACTTCAGACAATTAGCATTACAGGTGGAGAGCCTACGTTTGCACAGAAAACAGTAGACGAATATATCGTCCCACTTCTTCAATATGCTAGAAGTAGAGGTATTCGTTCACAAATCAATTCGAATGTAACACTCCCATTTCAGCGTTATGAAAAAATAGCCCAATTTCTTGATGTTATGCATATTTCATTTAATTACACGGAAGCAAAAGATTTTCATGAAGTTGGTTTTGCAAAAGCTGGTCACTCTGTTCCGCTAGGGGCAGCAACTAAGCTTTACAATCAAATGATCGATAATGCTAAACGTTTATCTGATGCTGGTGTACTAGTATCAGCAGAATCGATGATTAATTATCGTACTCATGAGAAAATAGATCGTATCCATGAATTAATTGTTGAGATGGGTTGTCAACGTCATGAAGTTCATCCGATGTATCCAAGCTCATTCGCTAAAGATTTACCAGCGATTACGAAAGATGAGATGCGTAAGGCTATTGAGTTACTACTTAATACAAGGAATAAATCAATTTGGATGCTTTTCGGAACATTACCATTTTATCATTGTAGTAATCTTGCAGAGGAAAGACAATTACTAACTCGTCTTAGCCACGAGCCTAATGTGTCAGTTCGTAATGATCCAGATGGTCGAAATAGATTGAACGTGAACTTATTTACAGGTGAAGTATTCGTAACAGATTTTTCTGATGTTCCTTCGTTCGGAAGCATATACAAGGAGCCTCTTGAACATATCTTTGATCAATGGCTAGAGCACCCTTTAGCTAAGAGTGTGAATTGTCATTGTCCTGCTGTTTCATGCAGCGGTCCTAACCTGTTAGTGAAAGATATGTACTATAAGGAGGATAATTTCCTACTTCGTAAGGCAATAATTGATTAA
- a CDS encoding HD-GYP domain-containing protein produces the protein MRLLTIKQCKPGMRLAKKIFSEDGIVLLGDEMELTERLISRLEACNVQYVYIKDPRTEDINQSPLISEDTFRIAVKEIRKNFAAMMTPVASHKPIRRPFIAKPLKEMMGLIIDDLSDNKDAMIMLMNMGIVDHYLYQHSLNVCVYTTLLGMSHGYSRDEVIHLGLGALLHDIGKTQIAIDILKKPHSLTIQEYDEMKLHTTKGFELLKDEPNFPLSIAHCAFQHHERLDGSGYPRGLSSNEISEHAKWIGIVDSYDAMTTSRIYSNPMLPHDAMERLYAGSGTLYEQWMLAHFRDKVVIYPIGISVKLSTGVFGVVTNYNASYPHRPIVRVLMNEAGEDLTVPYEVDMSTSLSTMIIAVNEDDISIKT, from the coding sequence ATGCGTCTTCTCACGATAAAGCAATGTAAGCCAGGTATGAGGCTAGCAAAAAAGATATTTTCAGAGGACGGTATCGTACTTCTCGGCGACGAGATGGAGCTGACTGAAAGGTTAATATCTCGTTTGGAGGCATGTAATGTACAATACGTATATATCAAAGATCCTCGGACAGAAGATATTAATCAATCGCCATTAATAAGTGAGGATACATTTCGTATTGCGGTGAAAGAAATCCGGAAAAATTTTGCTGCCATGATGACACCTGTTGCTTCACATAAACCAATTCGTCGCCCATTTATCGCTAAACCTCTTAAAGAAATGATGGGTCTAATTATTGACGATTTATCCGATAATAAAGATGCTATGATTATGTTAATGAACATGGGCATCGTTGATCATTATTTGTATCAGCATTCGTTAAATGTGTGTGTGTACACTACATTATTAGGAATGAGTCATGGTTATTCTCGAGATGAAGTTATTCATTTGGGCTTAGGTGCATTACTACATGATATTGGTAAAACTCAAATTGCTATTGATATATTAAAGAAGCCCCACTCTTTGACGATACAAGAATATGATGAGATGAAGCTTCATACTACAAAAGGATTTGAACTTCTAAAAGATGAACCGAATTTTCCGCTTTCTATTGCTCATTGCGCTTTCCAGCATCATGAACGGTTAGATGGTAGTGGTTATCCTCGAGGTTTATCTAGTAATGAAATTTCAGAACATGCAAAATGGATCGGTATCGTGGATTCATATGATGCGATGACTACTAGCAGAATATATAGTAACCCGATGCTCCCTCATGATGCAATGGAACGTCTATATGCAGGATCTGGAACATTATATGAACAGTGGATGCTTGCACATTTTCGTGATAAAGTAGTAATCTATCCGATCGGAATATCGGTGAAACTTAGTACTGGTGTATTTGGCGTAGTAACCAATTATAACGCTAGCTATCCTCATCGTCCCATCGTCCGTGTTCTTATGAATGAAGCGGGAGAAGATCTTACTGTTCCATATGAAGTCGATATGTCTACTAGTTTGAGTACGATGATAATAGCAGTTAATGAAGATGATATTTCTATTAAAACATAA
- a CDS encoding bifunctional metallophosphatase/5'-nucleotidase, with translation MEKDIQIKRIVIYHSNDIHSRLENSAKIATIINNGRKQFGEENVIAVDVGDHMDRARMETEGTDGYIHRELLNETRYDVITLGNNEGLTFTAEQLDAVYSGNNSFQVVCSNIHNLEGEDPRWLLPHSIIERNGIKIGIVAATANYNSFYEQMGWQTEDPLQAISTQVALIRDQVDIVVLLSHLGIKIDEVIAEKCNNIDVIMGAHTHHLLDPPIVINNTLVCAAGKFGTHVGKVTIQLDTMTNELKINGECIATAAYEEHTSITTIISQYGLHAKEVLRRPITILSQPLPTSLERESPLSNLLAMGLRKWCDAEIGLVNSGQLLAGLAVGEVTAGEIHGICPSPINPCRMTLLGKDIKEALEQSVLDEYIQLPIRGYGFRGERLGNLAVDGLEIQVQRSNPSMEKIISIKVNGMPLELDRYYSVGTIDMFTFDIGYRSLANYEEVIYCLPEFIRYIVEIELMHFDNIVQSQYLRWSYV, from the coding sequence ATGGAAAAAGACATACAAATAAAGCGGATCGTGATCTATCATAGTAACGATATTCATAGCAGACTTGAAAATAGTGCCAAAATCGCAACGATTATTAATAATGGACGAAAACAATTTGGTGAGGAAAACGTAATAGCTGTAGACGTAGGCGATCATATGGATCGAGCTAGAATGGAAACAGAAGGAACGGATGGCTATATACATCGTGAACTATTGAATGAAACACGTTATGATGTCATCACACTTGGAAATAATGAAGGACTAACCTTTACTGCGGAACAACTTGACGCCGTATATAGTGGCAATAATAGTTTTCAAGTTGTCTGTAGCAATATTCATAATTTAGAGGGTGAAGATCCTCGCTGGTTGTTACCCCACTCCATTATCGAAAGAAACGGAATTAAAATTGGGATTGTAGCTGCAACAGCAAATTACAATAGTTTTTATGAACAAATGGGTTGGCAAACAGAAGACCCGTTACAAGCCATTAGTACTCAAGTTGCTTTGATTCGAGATCAGGTTGATATTGTGGTGCTTTTATCACATTTGGGAATTAAGATCGATGAGGTTATTGCTGAGAAATGTAATAACATAGATGTGATAATGGGGGCTCATACACATCATCTTTTGGATCCTCCAATTGTTATCAACAATACACTTGTATGTGCGGCAGGCAAATTTGGAACTCATGTAGGTAAAGTTACTATTCAATTAGACACTATGACGAACGAATTAAAAATTAATGGTGAGTGCATTGCTACTGCTGCATATGAGGAACATACTAGCATCACAACTATCATCTCCCAATATGGTTTGCATGCAAAAGAAGTGTTACGAAGACCAATAACAATATTATCACAACCACTACCTACTTCACTTGAAAGAGAAAGCCCGTTAAGTAATCTATTAGCAATGGGATTACGCAAATGGTGCGATGCTGAGATTGGATTAGTTAATTCTGGACAATTATTAGCAGGTTTGGCTGTTGGTGAAGTGACCGCAGGAGAAATTCATGGCATATGCCCTTCCCCTATTAATCCATGCCGTATGACCTTGTTAGGTAAAGATATTAAAGAAGCGTTAGAGCAATCGGTACTCGATGAATACATCCAGTTACCAATTAGAGGATATGGCTTTCGTGGTGAACGACTAGGTAATCTTGCAGTAGATGGTTTAGAGATTCAGGTGCAACGTAGCAATCCATCTATGGAGAAAATTATCTCTATCAAGGTTAATGGTATGCCTCTAGAACTAGATCGGTATTATAGTGTGGGTACGATTGATATGTTTACATTTGATATAGGATATAGAAGTTTAGCTAATTACGAAGAGGTTATATACTGTTTGCCAGAGTTTATTCGATATATCGTTGAAATAGAATTAATGCACTTTGACAATATTGTCCAAAGTCAATATCTTCGCTGGAGTTATGTGTAG